One window of the Arthrobacter sp. D5-1 genome contains the following:
- a CDS encoding APC family permease — protein sequence MLTILNAAKRVLVGRPVRNDRLSHTLLPKRIALPIFASDALSSVAYAPDEILLTLALAGVSAVAFSPLVGLAVMVVLLTVVASYRQNVHAYPSGGGDYEIASVNLGKYAGLTVASALLVDYVLTVAVSMSSAATYLTTAIPSLHGQQALIATIGVVILALVNLRGVREAGTLFAVPTYIFMASILGMTAVGIFQAATGTLGEAPSANFTIVPEPGFDEGLVGLAGAFLLLRAFSSGAAALTGVEAISNGVPNFRKPKSKNAASTLLLLGVIAASMLAGILYLANATKVHIVLDPAREFLVDGKPLPEGYIQTPAISQIADTIFGSGSILFYVVVAATGVILVFASNTAFNGFPVLGSILAQDGYLPRQLRTRGDRLAFSNGVLALAAGALVLILAFNADVTKLIQLYIVGVFISFTASQLGMIRHWGRELKLARDKAVRRRIFKSRTINMLGFGMTALVLVIVLITKFEQGAWIALLAMFVLFLIMWSIRAHYDNVARELAVDEDSSPRALPTRVHAVLLVSHVRKPVLRALAYARASRPSRLDAITVDINTEETEHTVRDWEKLEIPVPLTVLASPYRETVTPIMDYIKNMRRDSPRDLIVVYIPEYVVGKWWEQLVHNQTALRIKTRLHFEPGVMVASVPWQLKSSEEAKALQDT from the coding sequence GTGCTGACAATTTTGAATGCTGCGAAGCGGGTGTTGGTGGGCCGGCCAGTCAGGAACGACCGCCTGTCCCACACCTTGTTGCCCAAACGCATCGCTTTGCCGATCTTCGCCTCGGATGCGCTGTCTTCGGTTGCCTATGCCCCTGACGAAATCCTGCTGACACTCGCCCTGGCCGGAGTCAGCGCAGTGGCCTTCTCTCCACTTGTCGGCCTCGCGGTCATGGTGGTTTTGCTCACAGTGGTGGCGTCCTACCGGCAAAATGTCCACGCCTATCCATCCGGCGGCGGCGACTACGAAATCGCCAGCGTCAACCTGGGCAAGTATGCCGGGCTCACGGTGGCGTCGGCCCTGCTGGTGGACTACGTGCTGACAGTGGCGGTGTCCATGTCCTCGGCGGCCACCTACCTCACTACGGCCATTCCCTCGCTGCACGGCCAACAGGCACTCATCGCCACCATCGGCGTGGTCATCCTTGCGTTGGTCAACCTCCGCGGGGTCAGGGAAGCCGGGACGCTCTTCGCTGTCCCCACCTATATCTTCATGGCGTCCATCCTCGGCATGACCGCGGTCGGCATCTTCCAAGCAGCTACCGGGACACTGGGTGAGGCACCCTCCGCCAACTTCACCATCGTCCCGGAGCCAGGCTTCGACGAGGGATTGGTGGGCCTTGCCGGAGCTTTCCTGCTGCTGCGGGCCTTTTCCTCCGGGGCCGCGGCGCTCACAGGTGTTGAGGCCATCAGCAACGGCGTTCCCAATTTCAGGAAACCAAAGAGCAAGAATGCGGCCAGCACGCTGCTGCTGTTGGGCGTCATAGCGGCCTCCATGCTGGCCGGAATCCTCTACCTTGCCAACGCCACCAAGGTGCACATTGTCCTGGACCCCGCGCGCGAGTTCCTGGTGGATGGCAAACCCCTGCCGGAGGGCTACATCCAGACGCCTGCCATCAGCCAGATCGCGGACACCATCTTTGGCTCGGGCTCCATCCTTTTCTATGTCGTGGTGGCTGCCACGGGTGTGATCCTGGTGTTCGCCTCCAACACCGCCTTCAACGGCTTTCCCGTGCTTGGCTCCATCCTGGCCCAGGACGGTTACCTTCCCCGCCAGCTCCGAACCAGGGGTGACCGCCTTGCCTTCAGCAACGGCGTTCTCGCCCTGGCGGCCGGCGCACTGGTGCTCATCCTTGCGTTCAATGCCGATGTCACCAAGCTGATCCAGCTTTATATTGTGGGTGTCTTCATCTCGTTCACGGCCAGCCAGCTCGGGATGATCCGCCACTGGGGCCGGGAGCTGAAGCTTGCAAGGGACAAGGCTGTCCGCCGCCGCATCTTCAAGTCGCGAACCATCAACATGCTGGGCTTTGGCATGACCGCATTGGTCCTGGTGATCGTCTTGATCACCAAGTTCGAGCAAGGTGCCTGGATCGCTTTGCTTGCGATGTTTGTCCTCTTCCTCATCATGTGGAGCATCCGGGCCCACTATGACAATGTGGCCCGGGAACTGGCCGTTGACGAGGACTCGTCCCCGCGTGCGTTGCCCACCCGTGTCCACGCGGTACTGCTTGTCTCGCACGTACGCAAGCCTGTCCTGAGGGCACTGGCCTATGCCAGGGCGTCGAGGCCTTCACGCCTTGACGCAATTACCGTGGACATCAATACCGAGGAGACCGAACACACCGTCCGGGATTGGGAGAAACTGGAAATTCCGGTTCCCCTGACCGTCCTGGCCAGCCCGTACCGCGAGACCGTGACGCCCATCATGGATTACATCAAGAACATGCGCCGTGATTCGCCGCGGGACTTGATCGTGGTTTACATCCCCGAATATGTCGTGGGCAAATGGTGGGAACAACTGGTCCATAACCAGACAGCACTCAGAATCAAGACGAGGCTCCACTTTGAACCTGGAGTCATGGTTGCCAGCGTTCCGTGGCAGCTGAAATCCTCCGAAGAAGCAAAGGCACTGCAGGATACCTAA
- a CDS encoding class I SAM-dependent RNA methyltransferase — MTSHSNSSHTDHPVNDHQGASGTELVVDIGPIAHGGHFVARHEGRVIFVRHAIPGEKVRIRLTDSGDSSRFWRADVVEVLDASPHRVPHFWRAADSQASWRRGGPPVGGAELGHISLEHQRALKAEVLAEQLKRLAGLDLATEVEAVGDHNDDGLGWRTRAGFAVTSKGRLGMHAHRSDVVLPIKEMPLALPGLNDLKLWDLDLSGVARVEVAVPANGSRPLILLAPEEGTSPKRVHSILSQLPHDVSVASFDPSKGEVLQLRGRTWVQETAAGHEYRVTGEGFWQIHKNAPETLVGAVTDYLSHGGYLQPGAAVADLYAGAGLFTAPLADAVGVTGSVLSVEGAPGASRDARKNLHGEPQVEIVQGRVERVLHQSARSFDSVVLDPPRAGAGKAVVKQLMATGPRAIAYVSCDPASFARDLGYFHQGGWRLESLRAFDLYPHTHHLETVGLIVPSA; from the coding sequence ATGACCTCCCACAGCAATTCCTCCCACACCGATCACCCCGTCAATGACCACCAAGGGGCATCCGGTACTGAACTGGTCGTTGACATTGGTCCCATAGCCCACGGAGGGCACTTCGTCGCGCGGCACGAAGGGCGCGTCATCTTCGTCCGGCACGCCATCCCGGGGGAGAAGGTCCGTATCCGGTTGACTGACTCCGGTGACTCGTCGCGCTTCTGGCGGGCCGACGTCGTCGAAGTCCTTGACGCTTCGCCCCACCGGGTCCCGCACTTTTGGAGGGCAGCGGATTCCCAGGCCTCCTGGCGCCGTGGCGGGCCGCCGGTTGGCGGCGCCGAGCTCGGGCATATTTCGCTGGAGCACCAGCGTGCCCTGAAAGCCGAGGTGCTGGCTGAACAACTCAAACGGCTTGCCGGGCTTGACCTCGCCACAGAGGTGGAAGCCGTGGGGGACCATAACGACGACGGCCTCGGCTGGCGCACACGCGCCGGCTTTGCCGTGACCTCCAAGGGTCGGTTGGGCATGCACGCCCATCGCTCGGACGTGGTGCTTCCCATCAAGGAGATGCCGTTGGCGCTCCCGGGACTGAACGACCTGAAGCTGTGGGACCTTGACCTCTCGGGCGTCGCCCGCGTCGAGGTTGCGGTCCCGGCCAATGGATCCAGGCCCCTGATACTGCTGGCGCCGGAGGAGGGGACGAGCCCCAAGAGGGTGCACAGCATTCTGTCGCAGTTGCCGCATGACGTGTCGGTCGCCAGCTTCGACCCCAGCAAGGGAGAGGTCCTGCAGCTCCGGGGGAGAACCTGGGTGCAGGAGACCGCGGCCGGCCACGAGTACCGGGTCACCGGCGAGGGTTTCTGGCAGATCCACAAGAACGCACCGGAAACGCTCGTGGGCGCTGTGACGGACTATCTTTCGCATGGCGGGTACTTGCAGCCGGGCGCCGCAGTTGCCGACCTCTACGCCGGTGCCGGGCTGTTCACGGCACCGCTGGCCGACGCCGTGGGTGTCACTGGATCGGTGCTCTCGGTGGAGGGTGCCCCCGGCGCGAGCCGCGACGCACGTAAGAACCTGCACGGTGAGCCGCAGGTGGAAATCGTCCAAGGGCGGGTGGAACGCGTGCTGCACCAGAGTGCCCGGAGCTTCGATTCCGTGGTGCTGGATCCACCGCGGGCCGGAGCCGGAAAAGCTGTGGTCAAGCAATTGATGGCCACTGGTCCCCGCGCAATCGCCTATGTGTCCTGCGATCCTGCTTCCTTTGCGCGTGATCTGGGTTACTTCCATCAGGGAGGTTGGCGCCTGGAGTCACTGCGGGCCTTCGATCTCTACCCCCATACCCACCACCTCGAAACAGTGGGCCTGATCGTCCCTTCCGCCTAG
- the acnA gene encoding aconitate hydratase AcnA translates to MSTVDSFGSKGVLNVAGTDYEIFRLNSVEGADSLPFSLKVLLENLLRTEDGANITADHVRALAGWDPNAEPDTEIQFTPARVIMQDFTGVPCVVDLATMREAVKELGGDPKRVNPLAPAEMVIDHSVQIDAFGNSGALERNMEIEYQRNGERYQFLRWGQTAFDDFKVVPPGTGIVHQVNIEYLARTVMTREVDGVLRAYPDTCVGTDSHTTMVNGLGILGWGVGGIEAEAAMLGQPVSMLIPRVVGFKLKGSIPAGATATDVVLTITEMLRKHGVVGKFVEFYGEGVAAVPLANRATIGNMSPEFGSTAAMFPIDDVTLEYLRLTGRSEANVALVEAYSKEQGLWHDPSRELRFSEFLELDLSTVVPSISGPKRPQDRIELTDAKEQFRKDIHNYVAIEDGSVDESLDESFPASDAPSFTHADSHTTETERVYSAANGAHGRPSSPVKVKTADGREFELDHGAVSIASITSCTNTSNPSVMLAAALLARNAVDKGLTSKPWVKTSVAPGSKVVTDYYEKSGLTPYLEKLGFYIVGYGCATCIGNSGPLEPEISEAIQANDLSVTAVLSGNRNFEGRINPDVKMNYLASPPLVIAYALAGSMDFDFDTDALGTDSEGNEVFLKDIWPNPTEVQEVIDSSIDEAMFAKGYEGVFDGDDRWKALDTPAGDTFAWAEDSTYVRKPPYFEGMKAQPDPVQDIEGARVLLKLGDSVTTDHISPAGSFKSDTPAGQYLLANGVERKDFNSYGSRRGNHEVMIRGTFANIRIKNQLLDGVEGGFTRDFSQEGAPQAYVYDAAQNYQAAGTPLVVLAGKEYGSGSSRDWAAKGTALLGVKAVIAESYERIHRSNLIGMGVLPLQYPAGESAATLGLTGTETFAVEGVTELNNGTTPKTLKVTATAEDGTVKSFDAVLRIDTPGEADYYRNGGILQYVLRQISA, encoded by the coding sequence ATGAGCACTGTGGACAGCTTCGGTTCCAAAGGCGTACTGAATGTAGCCGGCACCGATTATGAAATTTTCCGGTTGAACTCCGTAGAGGGCGCAGACAGCCTTCCGTTCAGCCTTAAGGTATTGCTTGAAAACCTCCTGCGGACTGAGGATGGCGCCAATATTACGGCGGACCATGTCCGCGCCCTGGCCGGTTGGGATCCCAATGCGGAGCCCGATACGGAAATCCAGTTCACCCCGGCACGTGTCATCATGCAGGACTTCACTGGTGTTCCCTGCGTCGTTGACCTCGCCACCATGCGCGAAGCAGTCAAGGAACTCGGCGGCGATCCCAAGCGCGTCAACCCCTTGGCGCCTGCAGAAATGGTCATCGACCACTCCGTCCAGATCGACGCCTTCGGTAACTCCGGCGCACTGGAGCGCAACATGGAGATCGAATACCAGCGCAATGGTGAGCGCTACCAGTTCCTTCGCTGGGGCCAGACCGCGTTCGACGACTTCAAAGTTGTCCCGCCGGGAACCGGTATTGTCCACCAGGTCAACATCGAGTACCTGGCACGCACCGTGATGACCCGCGAGGTAGACGGTGTTCTTCGTGCCTACCCCGACACCTGTGTGGGCACTGACTCGCACACCACCATGGTCAACGGCCTGGGCATCCTGGGTTGGGGCGTCGGCGGCATCGAAGCCGAGGCAGCAATGCTTGGCCAGCCCGTTTCCATGCTGATCCCCCGCGTTGTGGGCTTCAAGCTCAAGGGCAGCATCCCGGCCGGCGCTACCGCCACCGACGTCGTCCTGACCATCACCGAAATGCTGCGCAAGCACGGTGTTGTTGGCAAGTTCGTTGAGTTCTACGGTGAAGGCGTAGCCGCTGTGCCGTTGGCCAACCGCGCCACCATCGGCAACATGAGCCCTGAATTCGGTTCCACGGCTGCCATGTTCCCCATCGACGACGTCACCCTGGAGTACCTGCGCCTGACCGGCCGTTCCGAAGCAAACGTCGCCCTCGTGGAGGCGTACAGCAAGGAACAGGGCCTCTGGCACGATCCCTCCCGCGAACTGCGCTTCTCCGAGTTCCTTGAGTTGGACCTGTCCACGGTTGTTCCTTCCATTTCCGGCCCCAAGCGTCCCCAGGACCGCATTGAGCTCACGGACGCCAAGGAGCAGTTCCGTAAGGACATCCACAACTACGTGGCCATCGAAGACGGCAGCGTTGACGAGTCGCTGGACGAGTCCTTCCCGGCGTCGGACGCGCCGTCGTTCACTCATGCTGACTCGCACACCACGGAGACGGAGCGCGTTTACTCCGCCGCCAACGGTGCGCATGGCCGCCCGTCGTCCCCGGTCAAGGTCAAGACTGCCGACGGACGCGAATTCGAGCTGGACCATGGTGCAGTGTCGATCGCATCGATCACGTCCTGCACCAACACGTCCAACCCGTCTGTGATGCTTGCTGCTGCCCTCCTGGCACGCAACGCCGTGGACAAGGGCCTGACGTCCAAGCCGTGGGTCAAGACCTCTGTTGCCCCCGGCTCCAAGGTGGTCACTGACTACTACGAAAAGTCCGGCCTCACGCCGTACCTGGAGAAGCTCGGCTTCTACATCGTCGGTTACGGTTGCGCCACCTGTATCGGTAACTCCGGTCCGCTGGAGCCTGAAATCTCCGAGGCTATCCAGGCCAACGATCTTTCCGTCACCGCAGTCCTCTCCGGCAACCGCAACTTCGAAGGCCGCATCAACCCGGACGTGAAGATGAACTACCTGGCGTCGCCGCCGCTGGTCATCGCCTACGCCCTGGCCGGTTCCATGGACTTCGATTTCGACACCGATGCCCTGGGCACCGACTCGGAAGGCAACGAGGTCTTCCTGAAGGACATCTGGCCGAACCCCACGGAGGTGCAGGAAGTCATCGACTCCTCCATCGACGAGGCCATGTTCGCCAAGGGTTACGAAGGCGTCTTCGACGGCGACGACCGTTGGAAGGCCCTCGACACCCCTGCAGGCGACACCTTCGCATGGGCCGAGGACTCCACCTACGTGCGGAAGCCCCCATACTTCGAGGGCATGAAGGCACAGCCGGACCCCGTCCAGGACATCGAGGGCGCCCGCGTCCTCCTGAAGCTCGGCGACTCCGTCACCACCGACCACATCTCCCCGGCTGGCTCGTTCAAGTCGGACACCCCTGCAGGCCAGTACCTTTTGGCCAACGGTGTGGAGCGCAAGGACTTCAACTCCTACGGTTCGCGCCGTGGCAACCACGAAGTCATGATCCGCGGCACGTTCGCCAACATCCGCATCAAGAACCAGCTCCTGGACGGTGTCGAGGGTGGCTTCACCCGCGACTTCAGCCAGGAAGGTGCACCGCAGGCGTACGTGTACGACGCCGCCCAGAACTACCAGGCAGCGGGAACGCCGCTGGTGGTGCTGGCAGGCAAGGAATACGGTTCGGGTTCTTCCCGTGACTGGGCTGCGAAGGGCACCGCGCTCCTGGGCGTCAAGGCCGTCATCGCCGAGAGCTACGAGCGTATCCACCGCTCCAACCTGATCGGCATGGGCGTCCTCCCGCTGCAGTACCCCGCAGGCGAGTCGGCAGCAACCCTGGGCCTGACCGGTACGGAAACGTTCGCAGTTGAAGGCGTCACCGAGCTGAACAACGGCACCACGCCGAAGACGCTCAAAGTGACGGCTACGGCAGAGGACGGTACCGTCAAGTCCTTCGACGCGGTTCTGCGCATCGATACCCCGGGTGAAGCGGACTACTACCGCAACGGCGGCATCCTGCAGTACGTGCTGCGCCAGATCTCCGCATAG
- the dxs gene encoding 1-deoxy-D-xylulose-5-phosphate synthase encodes MGLLETVKDPQDLAKLSGTELEQLAGEIREFLITNVAATGGHLGPNLGVVELTLAVHRIFESPRDSIVFDTGHQSYVHKLLTGRQDFSTLRQQGGLSGYPERAESEHDIVESSHASSSLSWADGISRARQLTGEGDRFVVAVVGDGALTGGMTWEAINNIAADKRRRVVIVVNDNGRSYAPTVGGFADYLASLRPTIDSLRTTPAYERMLDWWKKKLQNGGPAGQFTYKSLHAMKKGIKDWWAPQGMFEDLGMKYIGPVDGHSLQAMENALNTAKAYGGPVIVHAMTEKGHGYAPALANEADQFHAVGIIDPETGESTEMPGARSWTSVFAEEIADIADEREDIVGITGAMLIPVGLHKFAERHPERVIDVGIAEQHALTSAAGMAFGGLHPVVAVYATFLNRAFDQLLMDVALHKAGVTIVLDRAGVTGPDGPSHHGMWDMAMVQIVPGLHLAAPRDATRLREELREAVAVDDAPTVVRFSKGSVGSEVEAIERLHDGVDILARRPEGSTENDVLIVSVGAMSELALDVAGRLGAQGISSTVVDPRWVLPVRKSIIALAARHRLVICIEDGVRAGGVGSRIRQEMRAAGVDTALNEVGLPVEFLVHGSRSQVLERVGLTAQKITHDVVAQVLGTKVPFARPLPGQEHPTTGSLPTL; translated from the coding sequence TTGGGACTTTTGGAAACCGTCAAGGATCCACAGGACCTGGCCAAACTGTCCGGCACCGAGCTGGAACAACTGGCCGGCGAAATCAGGGAATTCCTGATCACCAACGTAGCCGCGACAGGCGGACACCTGGGCCCAAACCTTGGTGTCGTTGAACTCACCCTGGCCGTCCACCGGATTTTCGAGTCCCCGCGGGACAGCATTGTCTTCGACACCGGGCATCAGTCCTACGTGCACAAGCTGCTTACCGGCCGCCAGGATTTCAGCACCCTCCGCCAGCAGGGTGGGCTCTCCGGTTATCCGGAGCGCGCTGAATCAGAGCACGACATTGTGGAGAGCTCCCACGCCTCGTCCTCCCTGTCCTGGGCCGACGGCATTTCACGGGCCCGGCAGCTGACCGGCGAAGGTGACCGGTTCGTCGTCGCGGTGGTGGGCGATGGCGCACTCACCGGTGGCATGACATGGGAAGCCATCAATAACATTGCCGCTGACAAACGGCGGCGTGTGGTCATTGTGGTCAATGACAACGGCCGTTCCTACGCACCCACTGTTGGCGGCTTTGCCGACTACCTCGCTTCACTGCGCCCCACCATCGACTCCCTGCGCACCACTCCGGCGTACGAGCGGATGCTGGACTGGTGGAAGAAAAAGCTCCAGAACGGCGGTCCCGCCGGGCAATTCACCTACAAGAGCCTGCACGCCATGAAGAAGGGCATCAAGGACTGGTGGGCTCCCCAAGGCATGTTCGAGGACCTGGGCATGAAGTACATCGGTCCGGTGGACGGGCACAGTCTCCAGGCCATGGAGAATGCGCTGAACACCGCCAAGGCCTACGGAGGCCCGGTGATCGTGCACGCGATGACCGAGAAGGGCCACGGTTATGCCCCGGCCCTGGCCAACGAGGCAGACCAATTCCACGCCGTGGGAATCATCGACCCCGAAACGGGCGAGTCCACGGAGATGCCTGGCGCCAGGTCATGGACCTCGGTGTTCGCTGAGGAGATCGCGGACATCGCTGATGAGCGCGAGGACATCGTGGGCATTACAGGCGCCATGCTGATCCCCGTGGGCCTGCACAAATTTGCTGAGCGGCACCCGGAACGCGTCATCGACGTCGGCATCGCTGAGCAGCACGCCCTCACGTCGGCTGCGGGCATGGCCTTCGGCGGCCTGCATCCCGTGGTGGCGGTCTATGCCACCTTCCTGAACCGGGCCTTTGACCAGCTCCTCATGGATGTGGCCCTGCATAAGGCCGGCGTCACGATTGTCCTGGACCGGGCCGGCGTCACCGGCCCGGACGGCCCCAGCCACCACGGCATGTGGGACATGGCGATGGTCCAGATCGTGCCGGGACTCCATTTGGCCGCACCCCGCGATGCCACCAGGCTCCGGGAAGAATTGCGGGAGGCTGTGGCGGTTGACGACGCCCCCACGGTGGTGCGCTTCTCCAAAGGCAGCGTCGGTTCCGAAGTTGAAGCGATTGAACGGCTTCACGACGGCGTTGACATCCTTGCCCGCCGACCCGAGGGATCCACCGAAAACGATGTCCTCATCGTCAGCGTCGGCGCCATGTCTGAGCTCGCGCTGGATGTGGCCGGACGGCTGGGTGCCCAAGGCATCAGTTCCACGGTAGTGGACCCCCGTTGGGTCCTTCCCGTCCGTAAATCGATCATTGCTCTCGCTGCCCGCCATCGCCTGGTCATCTGCATTGAAGACGGCGTGCGTGCCGGTGGCGTTGGCTCCCGCATACGGCAGGAGATGCGTGCTGCGGGGGTGGATACGGCCCTCAATGAAGTCGGTTTGCCTGTGGAGTTCCTGGTCCACGGCTCCCGGAGCCAGGTCCTGGAACGCGTTGGACTCACCGCCCAGAAGATAACGCACGACGTCGTAGCCCAGGTTCTGGGGACCAAGGTCCCCTTCGCGAGGCCCCTCCCAGGCCAGGAACACCCCACCACCGGCAGTCTGCCCACGTTGTGA
- a CDS encoding DUF402 domain-containing protein has product MNNPGPGALQPGDLVVSRNRKWNGKAHWVVPGRYLGEDLHGWWIFQGAGEFCSRPGAAFYTASDAVLLVPRTGEFVATFYDDTYPGDFRIYVDLATSHDWNTIRPGVTEFHMIDMDLDVIRSTRHGVFVDDEDEFEQHRVAMGYPHDTVAAMRTECAALLEAVAAMKAPFDVTGASTSAEWFRKGRA; this is encoded by the coding sequence ATGAATAACCCCGGACCGGGCGCACTGCAGCCCGGTGACCTCGTTGTGTCGAGGAACAGGAAATGGAACGGCAAAGCCCATTGGGTGGTGCCTGGCCGGTATCTTGGCGAAGACCTTCACGGCTGGTGGATTTTCCAGGGCGCGGGGGAGTTCTGTTCCCGTCCCGGGGCAGCCTTCTACACGGCTTCGGACGCTGTCCTGCTGGTCCCGAGGACCGGCGAGTTTGTGGCGACCTTTTACGACGATACGTACCCGGGCGACTTCCGCATTTACGTTGACCTCGCCACGTCCCACGACTGGAACACCATCAGGCCCGGCGTCACGGAGTTCCACATGATCGACATGGACCTGGACGTGATCCGTTCCACCCGGCACGGTGTGTTTGTTGACGATGAAGACGAGTTTGAGCAGCACCGGGTGGCCATGGGCTATCCGCACGACACAGTGGCCGCTATGCGCACGGAATGCGCCGCCCTCTTGGAGGCTGTAGCGGCCATGAAAGCACCGTTCGACGTCACTGGTGCCAGCACCAGCGCCGAATGGTTCAGAAAAGGACGGGCATGA
- a CDS encoding aldo/keto reductase — protein MTEYRRLGHSGLTVSAVGLGCNNLGRANTPTESQEGTDDVVHAALDAGVTFFDVADVYGREPGLSEAMLGKALKGRRDDVVIGTKFGMDMRGVNGNDFDARGSRRYIVRAVEASLRRLDTEWIDLYQFHTPDARTPIEETLAALDDLVSSGKVRYIGHSNFAGWQIAEAEYVGRQLGGARFISTQNHYNLLDRRAELEVLPAAGAFSLGVLPYFPLANGLLTGKYSAGKAPEGSRLSHTRTNLVDDADWDQLGRFGQFAKERDISELQLAFSWLAAQPGVGSVIAGATRPEQIRENAEAVCWVPTQEDCAELDEIFPRTPKVALF, from the coding sequence ATGACTGAATACCGACGCCTTGGCCATTCCGGATTGACTGTCTCAGCTGTTGGGCTGGGCTGCAACAATCTTGGACGCGCCAATACACCCACCGAGTCCCAGGAGGGCACGGACGACGTTGTCCATGCCGCGCTTGATGCCGGAGTGACCTTCTTTGACGTTGCCGATGTCTACGGCCGCGAGCCGGGACTGAGCGAGGCCATGTTGGGCAAGGCGCTCAAGGGCCGGCGTGACGACGTAGTCATCGGCACCAAGTTCGGCATGGACATGCGTGGAGTCAACGGCAACGACTTCGACGCCCGCGGTTCGCGCCGCTACATTGTGAGGGCCGTGGAAGCATCGCTCCGCCGCTTGGACACAGAGTGGATCGATCTCTACCAGTTCCATACCCCGGACGCGCGGACGCCCATCGAGGAGACCCTGGCCGCCTTGGATGACCTGGTGTCCAGCGGCAAGGTGCGGTACATCGGCCATTCCAACTTTGCCGGCTGGCAGATCGCTGAAGCGGAGTACGTCGGGCGCCAGCTTGGGGGCGCGCGCTTCATCTCGACGCAAAATCATTACAACCTCCTGGACCGGCGCGCAGAACTCGAGGTGCTTCCCGCGGCGGGAGCCTTTTCCTTGGGCGTCCTTCCTTACTTCCCCTTGGCCAACGGGCTGCTCACCGGAAAGTACTCTGCGGGCAAGGCCCCTGAAGGTTCCCGCTTGAGCCACACCCGCACCAACCTGGTGGACGACGCCGATTGGGACCAGCTGGGTCGCTTCGGCCAGTTCGCCAAGGAGCGGGACATCAGTGAATTGCAGCTGGCCTTCTCCTGGCTTGCCGCGCAGCCCGGTGTCGGCAGCGTGATCGCGGGCGCCACGCGTCCGGAGCAGATCCGCGAAAACGCCGAAGCTGTGTGCTGGGTACCTACCCAGGAAGACTGCGCGGAGCTGGATGAGATCTTCCCGCGGACGCCGAAGGTTGCACTCTTCTAG